TGGCTAATAAGGTAGAAAGTTTATTAAAGAATAATGAATTAAGAAAAAATTATATTGAAAAATCAAAGAAATTTACAGAAAGATTTTATATAGAAAAAATTATAAATAAATATAAGAATTTTATTGAAGAATTATAAAAAATAAAATATTTAAAATATAATCAGAAGGTAAAAATTTTGCTTTATAAAAAATTGTTATTTATATTTTTTTAAGGGGGAGAATATAATAATGAAAGGAATAATTTTAGCAGGGGGAAGTGGAACTAGACTTTATCCACTTACAATGGTAACTTCAAAACAACTTTTACCAGTTTATGATAAACCAATGATATTTTATCCATTATCAACTTTGATGTTAGCAGGAATAAAAGATATTTTAATTATTTCAACACCACAAGACTTACCAAATTTTAAAAAACTTTTAGGAAATGGAAGTCACTATGGAATAAATTTAAGTTATGCAGAGCAACCTAGTCCTGATGGTTTAGCAGAAGCTTTTTTAATAGGAGAAGAATTTATTGGAAATGATTCTTGTGCAATGATACTTGGAGATAATATTTTTTATGGAGCAGGGTTGTCAAAACATTTGAGAGGGGCTGAGTCAAAAAAAGTTGGTGCAACAATTTTTGGATATTATGTAAATGATCCAGAGAGATTTGGGATTGTAGAATTTGATTCAAACGGAAAAGCAATCTCAATAGAGGAAAAACCAGAAAATCCAAAATCAAATTATTGTGTAACGGGATTATATTTTTATGACAATAGGGTTGTAGATTTTGCAAAAAAGGTAAAACCATCTGAAAGAGGAGAATTAGAGATAACAGATCTTAATAAAATGTATCTTGAAGATGGAAATCTTAATGTGGTGACACTTGGAAGAGGTTATGCTTGGTTTGATATGGGAACTGTAGATTCGTTAGCTGAAGCAACAGAGTTTATAAAAGTCATAGAAACTCGTCAAGGAATACAAATTGCATCTTTAGAGGAGATAGCTTATCTTAATAAATGGATAGATAAAGAAACTCTTTTAGAATCAGCTAAAAAATATGGAAAATCAAATTATGGTCAATATCTTTTAAAGGTAGCAGAGAATAAAATAAGATATTAAAGAGAGAAGAATATGAAAGTAATAGAAACAGAAATTAAAGATTTGTATATGATAGAACCTCAAGTTTTTGGAGATAATAGAGGTTGGTTTATGGAGAGCTGGTCTCAAAAGAAAATGGAAGAGGCAGGTTTATTTTATAATTTTGTTCAAGACAGTCACTCTTTTTCTGAAAAAAAAGGAACTCTTCGTGGATTACATTTTCAAAAAGGTAGCTCATCTCAGGCAAAACTTGTAAGATGTGTAAGAGGAGCTGTTCTTGATGTGGCAGTAGATCTTAGAAAAAATTCAAAAACTTACAAAAAATGGGTTGGTTGTATTTTATCAGAAGAAAATAAAAAACAATTTTTAATACCTAGAGGATTTGCTCACGGATTTTTAACTTTGACTGATAATGTTGAATTTGTTTACAAAGCTGATAATTACTATGACCCACAATCTGATAGAAATATTATTTGGAATGATGAGGAAATAAATGTTGATTGGGGAATAGAAAATCCTATTTTATCAGAAAAAGATAAAAAAGCCCCAAAATTATCAGAAAGTGATGTGGATTTTTAAAATACAGGGGGAAAAATTTTGAATAGAGATTTGACAAAAGGAAATATCACAAAGACAATGCTTTTATTTGCTCTTCCTATGATAGCTGGAAATATTCTTCAGCAGTTTTATAATATAGCAGACACATTTATTGTAGGAAAATTTTTGGGAGCAGATGCTTTGGCAGCAGTAGGGTCTTCCTACGCTCTTATGATATTTCTTACATCTATTCTTTTGGGACTTTGTATGGGAAGTGGAGCTTTATTTTCTATAAGATTTGGAGAGAGAAATGAAGAAAAATTAAAATCTAGTATTTTTGTCTCATTTTTTCTTATTTTAGCCGTGACAGTTGTGATAAATATATTTTCTTTTGTATTTATTAATAAAATTATAAATTTTATGAGAATACCAGAAAATATTTTTAAGATAACTAAAGATTATCTTTGGATAATTTTCTATGGAATAGGTTTTACTTTTTTATATAATTTCTTTGCCTCTCTTTTAAGAGCTTTGGGAAATTCTGTAGTTCCACTTATTTTTTTAGCTATATCGGCTATAACAAATATAGTTCTTGATTTATGGTTTGTAATTGAGCTTGGCTGGGGAGTAAAAGGAGCTGGAGGAGCTACTGTTATTGCTCAAGGAATATCAGGAGTAGGAATTGCAATCTATACATATTATAAATTTTCGTGGATATTTTCAGGATTTTCAAAAAAATTTTTTAGTAAAAATATATTAAAAGAGATTTCTCAATACTCATTTCTTACTTGTGTGCAACAATCTATAATGAATTTGGGAATTCTTATGGTACAAGGTTTAGTTAATAGTTTTGGTACAGTGATTATGGCAGCTTTTACAGTGGCAGTAAAAATTGATTCCTTTGCTTATATGCCAGTTCAAGATTTTGGAAATTCTTTTTCAACTTTTATTGCACAAAATTATGGAGCAGGAGAGAGTAAAAGAATAAAAGAGGGAATAAAAAATGCTATTAAAGTCTCAACTCTTTTTTGTATTTTTATTTCTGGGGTTGTGTATATTTTTGCAGAAAAACTTATGTTAATATTTGTACAGCCAAATGAAATAGAAATTATTGAAGAGGGAATAAAATATCTTCGTATAGAGGGAGTATTTTATTGGGGAATAGGTTGTTTATTTCTTTTGTATGGATTTTTTAGAGCTATTGAAAAACCGGGAATATCTCTTATTCTTACAATAGTTTCTTTAGGAACAAGAGTTGTACTTTCATATTCTTTGGCAGGGATACCAGCTATAGGAGTAAAAGGAATATGGTGGTCTATCCCAATTGGTTGGATTTTAGCAGATGGAGTTGGATTTTTTTATTATCTAAAAAATAAAAGAAATCTTGATAAGAGAAAAGAATTGTAATTTTTGGTATTGGTGTTAAAAAATGCTGATACCATTTTTTTATTTAGATATTTTCAGTACTTTAATAACCGATATATTTCAATGTACCTCGCAACTTAGAAACATTTCATTTGAAAAAAAATCTAAATATGATATAATAATTACAATAGAACAAAAATAATAGAAGAAGGAGAAAATATTATGATAAAATATATATTATTATCATTACTCGCATATTTTGCTGGTTCTATCCCAAGTGGTGTTTGGATAGGAAAGACATTTAAAGGAATAGATATAAGAACAGTGGGAAGTAAAAACTCAGGGGCGACAAATGCTTATAGAAATTTAGGGGCAGTCTATGGGCTTATGACATTAGTGATAGATGCTTTAAAAGGTTATTTGCCACTTTTGATTTCTAGTAAAATGGGAGTATCTGAAAAATATATTGTTGTCATTGGTCTTATAGCGATACTAGGACATTCTTTTTCTTGTTTTCTAAATTTTAAAGGAGGAAAAGGGGTTGCAACAAGTTTAGGAGTATTTTTATTTTTAGCTCCAAAAGCTATTGGTATTGCCACACTAGGATTTTTAATAGTTGTTTTCTTCACAAGATATGTATCACTTTCTTCAATTACAGCAGCTATAATTTTGCCAATAATGACAATGATTCTACCTGCAAAAGATGGAGTGGACAAATTTACCCTATCAATACTTAGTGTTTTTATAGGGGTTTTCGTTATATACAAACACAAAACAAATATAACAAGACTTTTAAATGGAACAGAATCGAAAATAGTATTTAAAAAATAAAATAGGAGGTAGGCAAAATATAATTGCCTAAGGATTTTATGGAAAAAATAGTAGTAGTAGGATCAGGTAGCTGGGGGACAGCTTTAGCTTTGACACTGGCTAGAAAAAATTGCTTTGATGTTGTTATGTGGGAATATAACAAAGAATTAGCAGAAAAATTAGAAAAAACAAGAGAAAATGAACTTTTACCGGGGGTAAAATTTCCAGATAATTTACATGTAACAAACGAAAAAGAAAATCTTTTTAAAGATGCCAAAGTGGTTATATTTTCAATTCCATCACAAGTATTAAGAGGTGTTGTGGCTCAATTCTCTAATCAATTAAGAAGTGATCTGTTGATAGTTAACACAGGGAAAGGGTTAGAAATTTCAACAGGAATGAGACTTTCTGATGTTATAAAAGATGAGATTTTTGGTAAATATCATAATAATATAGTTGTACTTTCTGGACCAACTCACGCAGAAGAAGTAGCAATGGGATTACCTACTACGATAGTTGCAGCTGGAAAATATGAAAATGCTAAAAAAATTCAAGAGATTTTTAATTCAAAAGTATTCAGAGTATATGTAAATGAAGATATGATTGGAGTGGAACTTGGAGGAGCTGTTAAAAACTGTCTTGCTTTAGGAGCAGGGATTGCAGATGGAATGGGATTTGGAGACAATACAAAGGCTGCACTTATTACTCGTGGAATAAAAGAGATGATAAGATTTGGAGAAAAATGTGGAGCTAATCCAGAAACATTCAATGGACTTGCAGGAATAGGAGATTTAATAGTTACTTGTGCAAGTAAACATAGTAGAAATAGATATGTAGGAGAAAAATTAGGAAAGGGAGAAAAACTTTCTGATATTTTAAATGGAATGAAAATGGTAGCTGAGGGAGTACCTACTGTAAAAGCTGTGTATGAAAAGGCGAGAGAATTAAATGTTCCAATGCCAATAACAGAGGCTATATACAAAGTTATATATGAAGATAAAAAAGCTACTGAAATGGTAGAGGAGTTAATGACACGTGAATTAAAAGAAGAATTTTAGCTTGGGGTGGTACTAATGGAAGAAAAGGATCTAGTAGCTATTTATTTGAATGATATAAGGAAATATAAAATATTAACCAAAGAGGAAGAAGAGCAACTGCTTCTAAAAGTAAAAGCTGGAGATATAGAGGCAAAGAATAAATTGATTGTGTCAAATCTTCGTCTTGTTGTTAGTATTGCCAAAAGTTATTTGAATAAGAAGATGTCTTTGATAGATATGATTAGCGAGGGAAACATTGGACTTATTCACGCAGTTGAAAAATTTGATACGGATAAAGGATATCGTTTCTCAACATATGCTGTTTGGTGGATAAAACAGTCCATTAGTAAGGCTCTTATTAATAAAGGAAGGGAGATAAGAGTTCCGTCTTATAAATATGATCTTTATAATAAAATAAATAAATTTATTTTAGATGAGATGGTAAGAACTGGAGAATATCCCACAAATGAAGAGGTTGCTGAAAAATTAAATCTAAAACTAAAAACTGTGGAAGATGCAGGTCTTGATTTTCAAGAGATAATGTCTTTAAGTGAAGAAGTAGGAGAAAATATTTTCCTAGAAGATACTTTGGCTATCCAAGATAAAACAGATATAGAAAAAGATTTTATAAATAAAATGGGTAGAGAAAAAGTTAAAAATATGGTAAATGATCTTACTACTAGAGAAAGAGAGATATTAAAGAGAAGATATGGTCTTGATGGCTATGATATCCATACTCTTGAAGAGATAGGGGAAACTTTTAGTATAACTAGAGAAAGAGTAAGACAACTTGAGAAAAAAACATTGGAAAAATTAAGAAAAAAATATAGGAAAGATCTATACAATAATCTTTTTATTTAGAATTTGGGAGGAAGAATGTTTGTAAAGATAGATAGATTAGAATTTCTAAAAAAGTTAAGAATTGTTGAAAAGGCAATATCTGAAAATAAGGTAAAACCTATAATAGGGTGTGTGTACCTAAAGGCTAAAGATGGGAAAATAACTTTTTATGGAACTAATTTAGAAATAACAATGGTATCAACAGCTGAGGCTTTAGTATTAGAAGATGGAGTTGTGGCTTTTCAACCTCAACTAATAGATGAATATGTAAAAGAGCTATCTGAAAAAGAACTATCATTAAAAGTCCAAGGAAATGGGCTTGTGATAGAGACTGAAGATTCATCAACAGAGTTTTCTACAATGAATGCTGAAGAATATCCAAAGATTGAATATTCTTATGATGAGGCTGAAAGTTGGTTTACAATAGAGGGGCAAAGACTTTTAAGTGTTTTTGAAAAAGTAAAATATTCGGCAGCTACTGGAAGTGAAAATCTAGCAATGAATTGTATAAGATTAGAGGCTAGTGACAAGGTAGCAAGATTTATAACAACAGATACTTACCGTATGACTTATTTAGAGCAAGAGATTGATACAGATTGTAAATTAAATATAAGTATTCCTTTAAATTCTGCTGACGCTATAACAAAACTTTTAAAAGTAGAGCCATTAGAAACTATAAAAGTATTATTCAACAAAAATTATATTTATTTTATAAGTGGAGAGACAGAGATAATTTGTAGAATTATTGAGTTAACTTTCCCAAATTATAGAGGAATTTTAGAAGGAGCTACTTATAATAAAAAATTTATTATAAAGAATGAAGAGTTTTCTAAAATATTAAAAAGAGTTCAAATCTTTGTAAAAAATAATACAGATGCTAAAAATGGAGCGTTATTAGAATTTTCTGATAAAAGACTTTTGATAAGTGGTACAAGTAGTATAGCAAAAGTTGTGGAAGATATTAAGATAGACTATGAGGGTAGTCCACTAAGAATATCTTTAAATGTAAAATTCCTATTGGAGTTTATGCAAAACTTAGATAATGAGAAAAATATAATCATAGAATTAAAAGAGGCAAATAGCTCTGTAAAAATCATAGAAGAGGGAAATGATAAATATATATACATTGTTATGCCACTAGCTCTAAAAGATTAAGAATTGAAAAATAAAGGAAAGGGGAAAAACCTTTCCTTTTTTTTGTAAAAAAATTACACAAGAAATTGAAATAGCGATAAAAATATGATATAATTTGGTGTATAAAAAAAATTCTACATGGGGTAAAATTATGACCAAATTTTTTAAAAATATTATGACGAAATTGGTATATAATTATTATTTTGTATGTTATTTTTTTGAAGAGAAAATCTTAAAAGACCAAAAAGCTTTCAATAAATTTTCTTACAAATTAGTAAATTATAACAATAGAAGAGTTTTAAAAAATATCAAAGGGAAATCCCCTAAAAAAATTTCTA
This Fusobacterium perfoetens DNA region includes the following protein-coding sequences:
- the rfbA gene encoding glucose-1-phosphate thymidylyltransferase RfbA, with translation MKGIILAGGSGTRLYPLTMVTSKQLLPVYDKPMIFYPLSTLMLAGIKDILIISTPQDLPNFKKLLGNGSHYGINLSYAEQPSPDGLAEAFLIGEEFIGNDSCAMILGDNIFYGAGLSKHLRGAESKKVGATIFGYYVNDPERFGIVEFDSNGKAISIEEKPENPKSNYCVTGLYFYDNRVVDFAKKVKPSERGELEITDLNKMYLEDGNLNVVTLGRGYAWFDMGTVDSLAEATEFIKVIETRQGIQIASLEEIAYLNKWIDKETLLESAKKYGKSNYGQYLLKVAENKIRY
- the rfbC gene encoding dTDP-4-dehydrorhamnose 3,5-epimerase, whose product is MKVIETEIKDLYMIEPQVFGDNRGWFMESWSQKKMEEAGLFYNFVQDSHSFSEKKGTLRGLHFQKGSSSQAKLVRCVRGAVLDVAVDLRKNSKTYKKWVGCILSEENKKQFLIPRGFAHGFLTLTDNVEFVYKADNYYDPQSDRNIIWNDEEINVDWGIENPILSEKDKKAPKLSESDVDF
- a CDS encoding MATE family efflux transporter, with translation MNRDLTKGNITKTMLLFALPMIAGNILQQFYNIADTFIVGKFLGADALAAVGSSYALMIFLTSILLGLCMGSGALFSIRFGERNEEKLKSSIFVSFFLILAVTVVINIFSFVFINKIINFMRIPENIFKITKDYLWIIFYGIGFTFLYNFFASLLRALGNSVVPLIFLAISAITNIVLDLWFVIELGWGVKGAGGATVIAQGISGVGIAIYTYYKFSWIFSGFSKKFFSKNILKEISQYSFLTCVQQSIMNLGILMVQGLVNSFGTVIMAAFTVAVKIDSFAYMPVQDFGNSFSTFIAQNYGAGESKRIKEGIKNAIKVSTLFCIFISGVVYIFAEKLMLIFVQPNEIEIIEEGIKYLRIEGVFYWGIGCLFLLYGFFRAIEKPGISLILTIVSLGTRVVLSYSLAGIPAIGVKGIWWSIPIGWILADGVGFFYYLKNKRNLDKRKEL
- the plsY gene encoding glycerol-3-phosphate 1-O-acyltransferase PlsY, with protein sequence MKYILLSLLAYFAGSIPSGVWIGKTFKGIDIRTVGSKNSGATNAYRNLGAVYGLMTLVIDALKGYLPLLISSKMGVSEKYIVVIGLIAILGHSFSCFLNFKGGKGVATSLGVFLFLAPKAIGIATLGFLIVVFFTRYVSLSSITAAIILPIMTMILPAKDGVDKFTLSILSVFIGVFVIYKHKTNITRLLNGTESKIVFKK
- a CDS encoding NAD(P)H-dependent glycerol-3-phosphate dehydrogenase, whose translation is MPKDFMEKIVVVGSGSWGTALALTLARKNCFDVVMWEYNKELAEKLEKTRENELLPGVKFPDNLHVTNEKENLFKDAKVVIFSIPSQVLRGVVAQFSNQLRSDLLIVNTGKGLEISTGMRLSDVIKDEIFGKYHNNIVVLSGPTHAEEVAMGLPTTIVAAGKYENAKKIQEIFNSKVFRVYVNEDMIGVELGGAVKNCLALGAGIADGMGFGDNTKAALITRGIKEMIRFGEKCGANPETFNGLAGIGDLIVTCASKHSRNRYVGEKLGKGEKLSDILNGMKMVAEGVPTVKAVYEKARELNVPMPITEAIYKVIYEDKKATEMVEELMTRELKEEF
- a CDS encoding sigma-70 family RNA polymerase sigma factor — its product is MEEKDLVAIYLNDIRKYKILTKEEEEQLLLKVKAGDIEAKNKLIVSNLRLVVSIAKSYLNKKMSLIDMISEGNIGLIHAVEKFDTDKGYRFSTYAVWWIKQSISKALINKGREIRVPSYKYDLYNKINKFILDEMVRTGEYPTNEEVAEKLNLKLKTVEDAGLDFQEIMSLSEEVGENIFLEDTLAIQDKTDIEKDFINKMGREKVKNMVNDLTTREREILKRRYGLDGYDIHTLEEIGETFSITRERVRQLEKKTLEKLRKKYRKDLYNNLFI
- the dnaN gene encoding DNA polymerase III subunit beta, translating into MFVKIDRLEFLKKLRIVEKAISENKVKPIIGCVYLKAKDGKITFYGTNLEITMVSTAEALVLEDGVVAFQPQLIDEYVKELSEKELSLKVQGNGLVIETEDSSTEFSTMNAEEYPKIEYSYDEAESWFTIEGQRLLSVFEKVKYSAATGSENLAMNCIRLEASDKVARFITTDTYRMTYLEQEIDTDCKLNISIPLNSADAITKLLKVEPLETIKVLFNKNYIYFISGETEIICRIIELTFPNYRGILEGATYNKKFIIKNEEFSKILKRVQIFVKNNTDAKNGALLEFSDKRLLISGTSSIAKVVEDIKIDYEGSPLRISLNVKFLLEFMQNLDNEKNIIIELKEANSSVKIIEEGNDKYIYIVMPLALKD